DNA from Cottoperca gobio chromosome 4, fCotGob3.1, whole genome shotgun sequence:
CCTACCTGAGCAGCGTGTGTGCGTCGCAGCAAAGCAAACTCAAAGTAGAAAGAGAGAACCGGTAAcagcagtgctgtgtgtgtgtgtgtgtgtgtgtgtgtgtgtgtgtgtgtgtgtggacaccaCACATGTGcagcaggtcacacacacaggtaaaggTGCCTTTCATTCTACTTCCTGTATTGCATTTGGTACTATAATCTCATTGCACCGCCTGCTTATATTCCACCACAAGCTGCACAAGGCGACAGATGTctttacattgttttcttcCCTTCTATCCTGAGTCTTGTTGGAGAGCTTGGGCTGGACAGGAACCATTGCTGGATATTAATACAGCGTATTTAAAACTGGGGTATACAATATCAACTCGTCATACCTTCAGGCTTATTGAAATGCAATAGCAAAATTGGTTTACTTGACTTTGGCTTCAGGGGAAGTTTCGAAAGCCAACATCTCTAAATATTCTGATCACGTCTCAATAAttcattcaaaataaatgcCTAAGCATCTTATTTGGCTTGactgaactcacaaccttcttcACTTTCAGGATGCTCACTCTGTCAACCTAAGAAGCAAAGCAAACTAATGCACCTGAACGCAAAGTTGTTCAATTTAAAACTTTATCTCAACTTCAGGAGAAAGACACTGAACTTTACCAGCAGTCCTAAACGCTCACGTACATGTGGactaaaaagaaaagttctgGTACTGAACTATCCAAGGACAAACATGATTTTCCACTGTTGTTAGAAAAGGCATAGATCCTTTACAGGTGAGAGGGGGTTCAGTCCGTGCAGTGTGTGGACATACAGTAAACTCTAGGCTTATGTCCACACACTTCCTTACATCTGGCTGCACAGATGTTACTCGCTGACTAAAAGCTCTACTATAAGTATTTCTTCTCAATACCAACTGATGTGAATGTTGTAgaccttttctttaaatgtctagaGGTAAAAAGGTTCTATTTAACTTTGTGGTAAACACAGCAGTGGTTTGTATGTTGGTGTGCACGCTCCTGATCTCTCACCGCTGCCCAATCTCATGAGAAGTACGTCTTGCAGCCTCCTGTTGAAGTCCCTCAGTTCTTTGACTTCTGTCAGCAAGCTGCCATATTCCTTCAGCTTCTTGGCCTGCTGCACCAGCTGCCTGCGGgttctctccagctcctgctgcagcctcctcatctcctcctcctgttgCCTGTAGCTGTGAACCAGCTCCTCGTACAGAACGCGGGGAACCACTGCTGCAGCGACCCCAGACACACAATCCGTGTCCACTTCCAAATGCtgttgttgcagctggtgatgATGTTGCGGATGCTCTGCCTCCATATCTTCATCTTCGTCGTCcgcatcctctccctcctcagccAGCCGGTCCTCATCCAGGTCCTCTTCGCCCTCCATACAGGAGCTGGCTGCATTTCTCTCCAGGCGAGCCACTACTGCTGCCAGGCTCTTGGAGGAGTTGGAAAGGGGGCGCCCATGGTCCTGAGACAGGACCTGAAGAAAATAACAACTGTCAATTTAGGGAACAAATACGCCAGTGAAATTAAATTTGAGTACTAATAAATAGAAAGTTGATTATTTGAACACGATAAAAAACATGACGGGTGTTTGGAAGCGTGCCTGATAAACTATTTTACAAGATATTACGAATGTCTCTGCTGCATCAGACAAAGTGCACTTAATATGTGACACTTAGAAGGCACAGCAGATAGAAACATCACACTTCATTCTACAAATGACATGAATGAGTGCAAACAGTTTGTTTTGACTGCGTGGATCTCAATAGGAACCGGGAGAAGAGGAGTCACAGAGTTCTTTGATGAGCCGCTCAGAGGATTTGTCTGTGAAAGGGCAGCTGTCCAGAGTGCTGAATTTGTGTTAATCCAGCATATGGTAAAAATAGCGTGGGGGATTTTGGGTGTTAGCCAAGTTTATGGAAATGTGACATTGTATCatcaataaatgtttaaatataataatgttgcTGTGTGACACATGCAGTCACACTTAGTGTCGATATTAcccttttctttaaataatctAAAGTATGTAGGGTCCTTACTGACACGACACATGATTGTcaatataaatcatttaaatgggatactttgacacatttattaaattagTCTTTGCATCCACATGCATGGTGgattttaatgtgttaatgtaaaaatagtAAAGTTTAACTTCACTATCAAAGCATAAGCATCATTTGAGCATGATGAAGTCAGTGTGACTGAATGCCACATGTGACACTATAGGTGTAAACACACTTTGGTGAGGAAGATTACCCAATGCTgctcatttaaatgtacaaacTTCCAAAAATAACACAACTCCTGTCTAATCTAGGTGAGCCTACCTTTTTATGCCTCAGTggcattctctcctctccaaaaTTGTTCTCAATATGGTTTCCTGAATTCTTGATGGACATCTTGGGAATTTTCATCTTCTTTTGCATTATACTGTCTTCAAACTCATCTACTGTATCTGTGAAGTGCAGAAATAGAAGCAggaagaaactcatgaagttcTTAAAAAGTTAAGATGGattttcataaaacataaaaaaaaaaaaaagtacctgCAGAATTATTTCATCCATTTGTCAAAACCGCGCAGAGGGCGTTTAGTCTCCATTCTGCGAGATTAAACTAACTTTAGTGTTCTTAAAATGTAAGCTTTGCAGAGGGCTGCGATAAGAATCACCCTGACTACACGGAGCTTTAACATAGTGTCAGTGTCGCTGTCAAGGTGTTAGTTAGATCGGACCGATCTTGCAGACCAGACAGCTCAGATTCAGGGATTAGTGATGCAGTTAGTGAAAGATCGAGCATAGACACCGAGCAAACATCACTGTGACAGGAGCTAACGTTAAGCAAATGATTGCACGTGCTCACTTCATCACATTGGCATGATGCGTCACGAGAACAGCCATGACGTTGACATGTTACGGACATGCTGCTGTATGTTGTCTACATTAATATCTGACTGCAGCACCGCATCCCCCTCTGTGGCACAACCCGACAGATAAGCCTGCTAACAAGCTAACCGCAACACACCAAAGCTTTCGTGCTAACGTCCTGTCTACATTTGCAAATCTGTACAAAACAGACAGTGTGTCCACCACGGAGTGTCACATGTGTTTACCATGTTGTGACGGCTCTGCGTCTGCACGCAGCTAACTAGCGCGTcagtgctaacatgctaacgcGGAACGAATACACATCAAGCTAGCAAGCGTTAGCTACATGTTGTAAACAACCGTTGTGACTGGCTAACGTTGCATGCCACGTATTTAGCGAAACAAACAGTAATACTCTATCGAAACAACAAGAGATAACTCTTGGAAAAAGGACACATTGAGTGTACAAATATGT
Protein-coding regions in this window:
- the bend5 gene encoding BEN domain-containing protein 5 isoform X2; the encoded protein is MQKKMKIPKMSIKNSGNHIENNFGEERMPLRHKKVLSQDHGRPLSNSSKSLAAVVARLERNAASSCMEGEEDLDEDRLAEEGEDADDEDEDMEAEHPQHHHQLQQQHLEVDTDCVSGVAAAVVPRVLYEELVHSYRQQEEEMRRLQQELERTRRQLVQQAKKLKEYGSLLTEVKELRDFNRRLQDVLLMRLGSEPMHDNGTQTIKAEVVEPIVEAQESCREEANTSSSYSPSPRTVYTCNDGKVHLGGGIWVEEEKWHQLQRTQGDSKFTKNLAVMIWGTETLKNRSVTGVATKKKKDALPKPPLSPSKLKIVRECLYDRVSQETADSAEITQRLSKVNKYICEKIMDINKSIKNEERRESKLLIRQTVKMENFTYDGM